From a single Peromyscus maniculatus bairdii isolate BWxNUB_F1_BW_parent chromosome 4, HU_Pman_BW_mat_3.1, whole genome shotgun sequence genomic region:
- the Angptl2 gene encoding angiopoietin-related protein 2 encodes MRSLCVTCWWLGLLATVGAATGPEDDVEGTEDGSQREYIYLNRYKRAGESPDKCTYTFIVPQQRVTGAICVNSKEPEVHLENRVHKQELELLNNELLKQKRQIETLQQLVEVDGGIVSEVKLLRKESRNMNSRVTQLYMQLLHEIIRKRDNALELSQLENRILNQTADMLQLASKYKDLEHKFQHLAMLAHNQSEVIAQLEEHCQRVPSVRPVPQPPPATPPRVYQPPTYNRIINQISTNEIQSDQNLKVLPPPLPTMPALTSLPSSTDKPSGPWRDCLQALEDGHDTSSIYLVKPENTNRLMQVWCDQRHDPGGWTVIQRRLDGSVNFFRNWETYKQGFGNIDGEYWLGLENIYWLTNQGNYKLLVTMEDWSGRKVFAEYASFRLEPESEYYKLRLGRYHGNAGDSFTWHNGKQFTTLDRDHDVYTGNCAHYQKGGWWYNACAHSNLNGVWYRGGHYRSRYQDGVYWAEFRGGSYSLKKVVMMIRPNPNTFH; translated from the exons ATGAGGTCACTGTGTGTGACCTGCTGGTGGCTTGGACTGCTGGCCACTGTCGGAGCTGCTACAGGTCCAGAGGATGATGTTGAGGGCACAGAGGATGGCTCACAGAGAGAGTACATTTACCTCAACAGGTACAAGCGGGCAGGTGAGTCTCCAGACAAGTGCACCTACACTTTCATTGTGCCACAGCAGCGGGTTACAGGTGCCATCTGTGTCAACTCCAAGGAGCCAGAGGTGCACCTGGAGAACCGTGTGCACAAGCAGGAGCTGGAGCTGCTCAACAACGAGCTGCTTAAGCAGAAGCGGCAGATTGAGACACTGCAGCAGCTGGTGGAGGTAGATGGCGGCATCGTGAGCGAGGTGAAGCTGTTGCGGAAGGAGAGCCGCAACATGAACTCTCGAGTCACGCAGCTGTACATGCAGCTCTTACATGAGATCATTCGCAAACGGGACAACGCGCTGGAGCTCTCCCAGCTGGAGAACAGGATTCTGAACCAGACGGCCGACATGCTGCAGCTGGCTAGCAAGTACAAGGACCTGGAGCACAAGTTCCAGCACCTGGCCATGCTGGCCCACAACCAATCAGAGGTCATTGCACAGCTTGAGGAACACTGTCAGCGGGTACCTTCTGTCAGACCTGTGCCCCAGCCACCCCCAGCCACCCCACCTCGGGTCTACCAACCACCCACCTACAACCGTATTATCAACCAGATCTCCACCAATGAGATCCAGAGTGACCAGAACCTGAAGGTGCTGCCACCCCCTCTGCCCACCATGCCTGCTCTCACCAGCCTCCCATCTTCCACTGATAAGCCATCAG GCCCATGGAGAGATTGCCTGCAGGCCCTGGAAGACGGCCACGACACCAGCTCCATCTATCTGGTGAAGCCCGAGAACACCAACCGCCTCATGCAGGTGTGGTGTGACCAGAGACATGACCCTGGGGGTTGGACTGTCATCCAGAGACGCCTGGATGGCTCTGTCAACTTCTTCAGGAACTGGGAGACCTATAAG CAAGGGTTTGGGAACATCGATGGCGAATACTGGCTGGGCCTGGAGAACATCTATTGGCTGACAAACCAAGGCAACTACAAACTGCTTGTGACCATGGAGGACTGGTCTGGCCGCAAGGTCTTTGCAGAATATGCTAGCTTCCGCCTGGAACCAGAGAGCGAGTACTATAAGCTGCGGCTGGGGCGCTACCATGGCAACGCAGGCGACTCCTTTACCTGGCACAACGGCAAACAATTCACCACTCTGGACAGGGACCATGATGTCTACACAG GAAACTGTGCCCACTATCAGAAGGGAGGATGGTGGTATAATGCCTGTGCTCACTCCAACCTCAATGGGGTCTGGTACCGTGGGGGCCATTACCGGAGCCGATACCAGGACGGGGTCTACTGGGCTGAGTTCCGAGGAGGATCTTACTCGCTCAAGAAAGTGGTGATGATGATTCGGCCCAACCCCAACACCTTCCACTAA